Proteins from a genomic interval of Amycolatopsis sp. cg13:
- a CDS encoding nuclear transport factor 2 family protein: protein MIDPTRTWQMLEQRLETTTNPRHRQVLEIVLEHMKAEAEPDLDRLMATVSKDAAYHFWGASGDSGPKGHDGVREYYAAFVASKANHLEYRMDRLIVDDHALVTEGDLHMLLPGATAQQMGFPADDADADYLYVSRQLIVWPVDEDGLITAEDSYTSGPLEFRKLTRDELPQAYLDRVRPQPV from the coding sequence ATGATCGACCCCACCCGCACCTGGCAGATGCTCGAACAGCGGCTCGAGACGACCACGAATCCCCGGCACCGGCAGGTGCTCGAGATCGTCCTGGAACACATGAAGGCCGAAGCCGAGCCGGACCTCGATCGCCTGATGGCGACGGTCAGCAAGGACGCCGCGTATCACTTCTGGGGCGCGAGCGGCGACAGCGGACCGAAGGGCCACGACGGCGTCCGCGAGTACTACGCGGCTTTCGTGGCGAGCAAGGCGAACCACCTCGAATACCGGATGGACCGCCTCATTGTTGACGATCATGCTCTGGTCACCGAGGGAGATCTGCACATGCTCCTGCCAGGCGCGACCGCGCAGCAGATGGGTTTCCCGGCGGACGACGCCGACGCGGACTACCTGTATGTCAGCAGGCAGCTGATCGTGTGGCCGGTCGACGAGGACGGCCTGATCACCGCAGAGGATTCGTACACGTCCGGGCCGCTGGAATTCCGGAAACTGACCCGCGACGAGCTGCCGCAGGCGTACTTGGACCGGGTGCGTCCGCAACCCGTCTGA